In Cryptomeria japonica chromosome 5, Sugi_1.0, whole genome shotgun sequence, the genomic window AGGTTATGCACTGATATGTCATGATTACGCGCTAATGCTTGACCTGAAAGCGCTATAATATACCTTGAATGTGCTAGGCTGATGTTTGAATTTGCTTTAATGATGTTGATAAGTGCTACCAGAAATTTCACCAGTACGACACTGATTGTGTGCTAAGTTGAGTGATGAAAGCACTATGTTTTGGTGCAGATGCACTATTTAATGCTTGCGAcatgctaggatgttgctcctatgcgctaactatcccgatttctttgtttgatgtttctGTTGTGTTAaaaaataacacttgtgatttttatggatgattttctggaaattgatttgaaaacacgacacatagaagagataacaattttgtctatgctaaactagtagtgtatgttcttttgaggatgtgttcaaatccttgatgttttcattggtttggatTACAATAAGATAGATCaagcaaactctttattcaagggtcatcaataatatcgtagcccactagtcttgatactccatcagctcaaacaaccttgtcaccccctaaggggcgctcatttttttgccttttgctagaaattaacccaaagtaaattgcttcacaattgagtagttatcttgggagtgGTTAGTTATCTtcggggtagattcttccccacccttgcactatgatattgccaatgtttggcgactaaCTCCATTCAAAGTTTTtaatgctaaggtttgtaatcaggcttttgttcggtctttagtgataaactccctcagaaggcttcccaacctttagaacaaaggctttacgtatcttaaatatattaggggaagactaatcactgagcaaaaccattgaaggggactttcgtcagcctccacttttgattatagtgggttggaacacttggcgataaagtcattttccacttaggtcgttcccctctcaccgaccagtaatggcaccctaagggcaactcaggagggcatgccttctaaaggatttaattgcttgaagtaaaagaaagcataagagtggtttggctttttggtcacctagttaaggggaaagcatataccttccactttggaGACAAGACAAACAATATTCTTTTTgaccttcaagacaatgatttactaaagtctatttggagatgttgctccaatgaGCATGGTGTTCTCTTTAACTTTTCATAGCAAAATGTGTGAAGGTAATAAAATTCTGAACTTTTGAAAGTAAATCCTTGTCAACCAAATGAACAACAACGATCTTAATTCTGAAAGCTTCTAAAAAGGCAAATGTGAAGATTCTTTTTAAGCTTTTCCAAAACAAAGGTGAAGTTCGTTTTAAGGAGCACCAAAGGAatgtgatgttcaattttaactttgTGCCAAAATTGGAAAGTTGTACTTGTTCTTTTAAAAACCTAAAGAAAATGTTATCCTAacttgcataaaaggatttgagtttgttgttctttttatccatgcaagaaagaaaagcttgagttttgttttaagcaccaaaagaaaagcaTGAAGTTAATTTTAAAACTCCAAAAGAAAATGTAAGATCCATTTTAAACCTTTGCAAGAAAAggaaaaatgagttctttttaccAACTTTGAAAGAGAGCAAAGAAAACCAAATTAATTCCCTTCTGTTCCTGCACACGGTCTATTAGCAAAAAACAAAAATCGAATCaagatggtgggcttcacaagcctaaattatGATCTCGAGTACAAATTTTTCTTTCTCTCTGTTAGAACTACGTGTTGGAATTTTGCATGGATGCGCTATAGAAAGGTACAAAAGTGCTAAAGGATGATTTCTACGTGCTACACTGATTACGTAATGCGCTACACTGATATCTCGACGTGCAAGGAAGAAACCATAAGGGTTTAGGCACTAACAATAAGCTCCAAAGCGCTACAAAAAGGTTCCTATGCGCTAAACAGTGCGATGAACACGCTACTGTTTGCCACAAATGCACTAAAGAAAGTTCTCGACGTGCTAAAAGGGTATTCTAGCGTGCTTGTAATCCTTGtcctgcacaaaaaatgatgttatttatggggatgagccccacggtgggtgttAGAAATGTGTGCAGGGAAATATGGTGACGAAAATGAGTAACTCAAATTCAGGATATTCATACACCAATGGTGACtattggtgcaagtatatgaactgattcaatcaattcaacttcccaaggggtgtcccattgttctctatctcatagaatccttaaagtcaatgttttttctttcagatcactgagcaaagtgacttaggaatgacaactccaagaacgagtgatgtttgatttatatgcacgaatgaattctaagatgtatgatattgaaactatgatgattaagtttgCATacagatgatgataagattaacaaattatcctagcaatgatatactagtctaacctgaatattctatgatatattaaaatgtttctaaatgctattatgatgatttaacaaagagagactaaataTTTAGTAatttgtagatgcatgaaaacttggagattatgaaaatgaggaatgagagctctatttatagggaaaatagggcaatggatggtcaagattggataatcttaacaagggccaagattgaaagtaatcaatccatgtttacagttctcaccaatgaaatggtgacaattatcgaCAAGAgtttgcttgagaggagatgtaagaataattaaatgctcgagaagacatgaaggttaccttaggaggtaagggttaaggttaggttagggttatccaatggataaaacttttactcaaggggtaaactcttgtgcaagggttaagggataaccaaggttaaagccatgaatgcttgatgagacccttggttagatgagggttaagttagagagaaagtctctaaccaaaggtcaaatatgagttaaccataaatggttatgtaagagcctttaatggtttggaagactttagaggttaaccgtTTGAAGAcacaaaacctttaatggttattgaagactttggaggctttgcgAAGTGACTTTTCTTTGCTTAGGAACGTGAcgataattaggagatgaattaggttaAATTGGAAGGgagtagaagaatctagaaggggtttaggaggcaagtgtgagatgtaggaaaatgcaagtggatggaggaggattttaattgaaataaaattactttatttcaacaaaatagatgcaacttgcatgaatacaagtgggggatttaatagataaattaaatttatttatttgcaaggattaatttaattaaatgtaaatttaattaaaagggagaaagaggaattaattatgttggtgtaaataattattcatcatggatattattacacttacttaagtttacttaggataatgcatttcatagtagtttgggtatgagacacttgggtgtttgtgccacattgggatagtgtgtgtaggagaaattccaccttttatggtgttgatcttgttgttacactccactcttggtgttacactccactcttggtGTTACACTCCACGTTCAGTGGGTGATcaacctcatgtggactattatattatttctcctacctacccacacctatttcctacctacccttgtttcttattgagccacatgtcatgtttgtgtgctcacatatccctagccttgcctatataagcagactcatctacattgtatgtaacaactaatgattcattattattgatcattttctattgataagaatacagtttattcttgtcctatattgtgtctctattttgtacatttcattgacctcttgatcttggaaaaatctcacaaattaaataaagtgatttatttaattaaaggctagaaaaggcttaggtgaatttaattaaataaattgagtaattcatttaatcaaatagatgaatatgaagaaattaattaaatagaatttaattaatagggggaatggggttaaaataaatattaaatattcatttaggaatgtggtcaaatttatacgtctacatgCACATTCTAGGCTAGAGCATGCACTTTATCAAACGtatctatagtcacataaatctgtccacttaattaaatgaatatttagtatttatttgattatttaaccatcaatcaataaattaattaaattaatatatttaattaattcatcttaaccctcttctcctattgattaaataaattattcaatttatttgatttaattcacttaaccaaattcaaaccattaattaaataaataaatcatatttatttaattaaatcttctctcacatttaaataaattaatatttatttaaattcccccaaaatcccatctctcacatttaaataaattaacatttatttaaatcacctttatcctctacccacttgtattttcctacaaatgcagttgcacaactattttaaacaaatcatttatttaaatcacctttatcctccacacacttgtattttcctacaaatgcaagtcgcacaactattttaaataaattatttatttaaaatcttatttatcctcacccacttgaaacctttaatggtttcccttaaagtcttcaaacctaaTGGCTTCTTTCcaaagtcttctcaaacctttaatggtttcctttaaagtcttcaaacttagtgGCTtctttctatagtcttcttaagactttaatggtttctcttaaagtcttcaaacttaatggcttcccttagagtcttcttaagactttaatggtttcccttaaagtcttcaaattgaatgacttccttctagagtcttctcaaacctttaatggtttcccttaaagtcttcaagcatttaatgctttatcttcctttttctcatttaaataaattaatatttatttgaatatttacccaaatgcaaattacactatttaattgaaataaatgattttattttaattgaaaatcccaaaattccttccacttgtattctcctacaaaacccacttgcaatcctaactccttctagatttttctaaccccttcctaattagcctaatccatcccctaaatattgtcacattcctaaacaactaaagccctcaaagtctttgaaagacatttaaggctttaagtcttcaaatggttaacctctaaagtcttccaaaccattaaagactcttacataaccatttatggttaactcaccttttacctttggttagagactttcctctaacttaaccatccttttgactcacgggtctcttcaaagcatttatttctttgactagggcaaccatcatgtcccctcaagcatttaatgctccttatctctcctctcaagcctcctcatggtgacacttgtcaacataggattgggttgaaagtctcacatggattgaatatctttcaatcctaacccttgttaagattgctcaatcttaacccttcatttccccatttcttctataaatagaacccttctcctcaagcaaaggaggaaagcattagagtattgttgttatactggcattagcatagagttttttcatagcatcactatctacacttgcatagcatttgtttatcatattcaaccatcttgaatctccatatgacatccatggctagtgctaaaagctgagagctacactcatgtggaacttcgagaggagaggaacaagggaggagcaactatgagcatcttgattagctattttattctatgtttatatgctttctatttcatgcttaatatctctcttgatatgcctgtttaggataatcttttgttgctaacactaacgtttgtttcttgtgctcttgtgtgtgttggtatcaaacatattttctaatcctttttgtagagcattagTATCTATATTAATATATGAGTGTAGTTGAGAaaacataatatatttattttatatctaCATTTTAGTGCAATTAAGAGCATCTATTTAGTCTTCTTAATTTTATATTTGTACTCCAATATAACGAAGTGCATAAACTTTGTCATACATATCTCGAATTAAGTACATCTGCAGCATAACGAAATAGTCACACTCCATTATATCTATTTTTGAATTTACCACTCTATCAGTCTAACATTGTTAAATACTTATTCACTCTATTTTATTGCTTTTTCAACAAACGAGATAACTTTAGTATAAAATCATTGGACTAAGAGCATTATAAGAAATGAATACCATTGTGCAAATTAGGTATGAAACATGTGGGCATGTGTAAGTGTATAAGAGTACACATGCACATATACATGTTCTCATGACATGTAAAAAAGTGCAAGTTTTGGTTTTTATTTGCAAACAAAAGAATAATAGGTtagctaggggaagagcaccagtagtggaTATAGATAACTTCACACACCTAGAACTCTTAAATTGTACATcagattttgacgatttttttggGTTGTCTTTGTATCCGACTTAGCTGTGTATAAATAAGGTTCTGGCTTCTAGGTGGTGACAATGTATGCTGCGGGATCAATTATGCACACAAGGGTttaaaagtacacatttcaaattgTTGCTCGATACATACTTACAGATGTTCCAATAACCATCAACTCAAAATATccagtacttgtggacaaatgCCCTAGTAGCTGTGCACAAATGTCCTAGTAGTgctgcacaaatgggccaattatggatcaaaaaaggtaaaaaaaggtcaaaaaatctaaaaaatgatcggctattagtacatgtgaaattttttaatgagCTTTTCATTATCCACTACTGGTACTCTTTCCCTAATTGAACAAGTTTAAAGACTATGAAAAACTAtacttgaaataaaaataaaaaaaaacgtGCAAAATAATTTATATGAGTTTTGATTAAAGGATTTTGGTTTATTTATAATTAAGATTTATATATTATTCAAATTATAATATTAAAGCATATCCTAAGTTTAAAGTTGAAATGGGAGTGGAGATTTGAAAAATGGGTCAAACCaacaattatataaataaaaaatgtatAAAAGTTGACACACACATACATGACTAGTTGTATAGGCTTCTATGGAGGATGATCTATAATATTTGATCTTGCCAATCTAAATGAATTATATTTTTGCGAGTCAAAAAGATATATGAAAATGTACTGGTCCTAACATATAGAGGTCTTATAAATAATTTGGGTATTTTTTCTTAAAATAGTAAAATTATATTTTCTCTATCATTATTTTTTGATGTAATGTGTTTATAGGAAAACATTGAGGTCTTTAGATGACATGTTTGAGAAAGAGGTGTGTAAACCatgacacacatatgcatatagGAATGCAATTTTTATATTTACAATTTTGGTAAAAGTAATGCAAATGTAGTTTGTATTGTCAATTCATTGTGTTTAAACGGTTGCATCCAATTAGATTTGTCATGCTTAGCTAACTAAAGGGCATCTAAGGTTGTATATTAGATTTTATGTAATATAGTTAGTATATTGGACTAATTCTTAGATAGCATGATATGGTTACAAACTCTTTTATCTACTACTTGAACATGAAAGGTAGGGTCACTTACAATTGGAAGTTGTGTGGGGGACTATTAGTCTATGTTTGGAGGTAAAACATTTTGATTATGTTCTCCTTCACGGAGTTGGAGATTGTCAAAGACTTGTTCATAAAAGAAAAACTCTTTGCATTCACATGTATATCGAAAAGAATGTAAACTTTATGTGATCTAAAACTTTATGCTTATTGACAAATAGATACATGTCCATGCTAATAAATTATACCGGAATTCAAATGTGAAATGAATTTACATCTCATTGAATATCATGTTGCTTACTTAATGatatgcatttatttatttgatttagaatatgttttaaattcattacataaaaaaaaaattgtgttaatTAATGAATGGTTGTTCATTGCAATATCACTTAGGTATTTTTTGCGTAGAAGATGAGGATTGAGGGTGAGACGAAGGTGATCATTGTTTGATTAGAAACAAAACCTTTTCTCATTTCTTTTCCATGATGAATATCCTAAATTCCTTATCTTCAATCTTAGCGACTTTTGGTGTTTGGTGGCTTATACATGATGGTGAAGGACATGCACAAATTCTTTGTTGCTAGATCTGATAATCAAAATCCTTTGACTCTATATTGGGAAATACATTCCATAGATTTTTGATTCAAAGACTCAAACAATCTCAACTGTGAAGTAGTTAAAATCATTTTGGTCTATTCATCTTTACAAATAATGTTTTTAACATTTTAGAAAATACTCAATTTAACAAATATACAATTATGTAAGTGGATTCAGCTCAACATTatcaataatatatattaattatgtaGAGAACTATTAATCACTAGAATAAtagataaaataatttatatattgtgaaataaatttgaaaaaatatatacttCTATAAAATACAATCCACCTATCTTAATTCTTCCCTCTCACTAGTTCGTTTTTACAAAACAAAACAATGTATTAGCATTTCCTAATCCAGTTACAACTGAAGCTACTCTGGATTCTCCCGACTGTGCCAATTTAAATCGCTTTCTTAACTGAAGTGGAAATTGGTGATTCAGCAACATTTCATTACGGGCTcttcctttctttttcaaaatatcaAATAGCACGTAGTAATAATGAGCAGGTCGAAGTTTACCAGCGATGCATTTGGCCTCCTGATATCCGAGAGGTTCAGAGTTCAATCCAAGTTGAAATGGATTTTTCCACTCTCCACGAGTTTTCACAGAAAAATGGCGACACTTGGATACGAGGAAATTGTAGTTCCttccaaagaaggagaaaaaaatgGAGCGGCCTTCAATGACAGTGACAGTTGCAGGGCAATTATACTGCACGGCCTAATGGGCTCTGGCAGGAACTGGAGACATTTCTCCCAGCAGCTGGGAGCTTCATTGCTAGAAAGGAGCTCTCAAAGTTCGCCAGGTAGAGAATGAATCACTCGTTTATGCGATTGTTTGTTTGGATTTTAATTCATCTACTGGGTGATATTGGTCTTTTAATTGTTTTGATATGCAATTAGGGCTTTTGTTTTAGAAGTGAACCCAGCGTTTTTTTGGGTTGTATCCAGGGTTATGTTTTAGTCGATGTGAgggttttttattttcttgtcgagACAGGGTTTGTATCTTAGGTGAAATGTTTTTTCTTAGCTGAAATTAGAATCTTTATTTGGAGAGATTAGTGTTTTTGATGAGGATAAGTGAGGGTTTTTAGTTTTGGAGATATTAGTGTTTTTGATCAGGAGAAATTCGAGTTTTGAATTAGGTGaaattactattttttattttctttttgggtTGGGAGGATAAACATCTAAATCTTTTTGCAATCTGTTGTGTTCTTAGTGCAAGAGCGAATTGTCTTCTTCAGCTTAGTGTCAATGATTAAGGGGCACCTATTCTGTCAAATTTGTTTTGAGACAGATTCTGCGTCATTCTTTTAGGGTGTCCTGTTTTCACATAACAAGACTTGATTCTTTATGAGTTTTTGTAAGCCATTCAAGTTCACCAATAGACTTAAGCAACTTCACAATATTTTTGATTTTAAGTGAAGGGAGGCTTTCAATTAGGTGAAGTCAGTATGTGTCATTTTGAGGTGAATTGGGAATCGTAAGTGGAGGAAATTAGAGGTTTTTAAAAAACGAAATGAAGGTTTCCGTTTTTTAATGGAATCAGTGTTCTTGCTTCTGGGTGAAATTAGGGCCTTTTAAAGGCAGAGTCAgagttttttctttttcattttcattttctggTTAGAACTGGGTTTTTAATTTTATTAGAGTTTTAGTtagatttaaatttattattttatcatatttttgTGTAAGTTTGTTTTTCAATCCTATAAGATTTCTGGGTTTTGGTAGAATTGGATATATATTTGGTAGAATTGAATTTTTAATTGTACTCGTGGGATGTAGGATGGAGAATGGTTGCGTTGGATTTGAGGAACCATGGACAATCTGTGGGACGTGAAGGGTTCAATCGGCCTCATGATATTCCTGCTGCTGCCAGGGATGTAGCGAATTTGATTAAGGTGGAGAAATGGAATTGGCCTTATGTTGTGATTGGTCATTCCATGGGTGGGAAGGTTGCACTTCAATTTGCAGAGAGCTGCGCCCGTGGAGAATATGGACAAGATATAGTGTTGCCAAAACAGGTACTCCAGAGAATTTGCCTCGgagatttttaaaaataatttaattaattagaaaaagTTGATGGAATACATATGGTTCCTAGACAAGAAAAAACAAGTTTTCTCATTTCGGCAGAGTTCAGTTTACAGCCAGGAAGTGTTAAATTTGTGACCTAGTTCAGTAATCAGATTTCTAACATTTAATTATTTGCTAACATTAAGTAAACCATAATCAAGTAGATGcaagaatgaaaacaagagagcaagagaacaacacaaataccctgggaaaatctccaaggaggaaaaacccagcactaaagacccacaggtcagattatgtattcaatcttaattgcatcaatacaatacttagcttgactcTTCAGATCTGATTCCTTTTATCATATCAGATTTGCCCTTCTAAATACACCAAGTCTTCATCAAGGAATACCAAATGACTTCTATCTCTTTGAACAAGTTTGCACAATCCTCTCCTTTATTTCGCACCTTCAATTGCAGAGCTCTTTCGCTGATTGCATGAGAGATAAAAAGTGAATGATTGTATTTGCAAGTTGACTTTATTTATATGAGTCTTAACCTTTATTAAATCCAAGTCGGCCTTCCTccttttggcgccaatttatttaTTGAGGCGTGGTGTATTTTAGGGTGGCGTGAAGGTTAAAGGGCCTGACCTTaacttgggggcacgttacccctttagaacccagtcctatatgggtttggatgttgccttaaggcaatccgaacccatcttacctagttacaaacaacactccctcttaactagggaagaagagaatacataatctgaacctttagagttccatctagcacacaagcatagaatggatctagcacacaagcatagaattacatcttccacctagcacacaagcatagaatggatctagcacacaagcatagaattacatcttccacctagcacacaagcatagaatggttctaacacacaagcatagaaagtgtaatacacaagtgggtctttacataattacaattttccatctagcacacaagcatagattggacacatttcattcttgcacacaagcaaagaatgatcaaagTGATGCAGGTGGAGTCACTGAGATTGGAGCTCCCTCTCAACCAGGGTtccattttccacaataccaagtctgtctctgaagtattcgaacttcactctggataagggtttggtaagaatatctgcaacctgttcatctgtgctaatataCTTTAGCTGAATGGTGCCTttttgcaccatatctcgaatgaagtgataatcTTACAACCAGGTTACAAGATTAGCGCCCAGCCCTAAGTAATGCATACAATGTTTAAATTGTAGTCCGAACTTAGCTGACAACTTCAAATACTCCTGAGAGAGTATCAGAGCAAGTATTCCATAGTATCCACCTTGTACTGCCTATGGAGGATGACTTCAAACTTTAACATGTacacttgcaagtcatgaatacatacacaattattcatGCACAACATGGAGTCTTTTAATGCCATCGATCACGCAtatccatcattcattgtctttacctttgtcttctcccaaagaagaatgtaacaCCATAATCTTACATCTTGCACGCAAGCAAGAAATGGAATAGACATAATCAGaaaatattgtagtcttccatcttgcacacaagcatagaatggaactacataacatagtcttccagctcgcacacaagcatagattggatccaccttacattgcccgcagagggtggttgatacaacacaatgtatcactaagGTTgggactccctctcaaccaaggcggtGTTCTTCACAGCTCTAAGTTTATCTCAAGCTTCAAGAGAACATCTGCAACACAGGATTGCCctgccataaaacactgaattgtcagGCATCATTATACAACCATGATaataaatcaaaacatcataacaagaattttgagaaaccacactgcttctcttgaagcaacacttgcaacaatgtatttagctacagtaatacttaatgcaactgaggactgtccCTGTAGGTTCAAGAGATCGCAGTGGGtgaatgcttgaagtgttttccttatccgtaacacttcttgaccaatctgaacctaagcagcttcagcccataatcaactgtgcctcgcaagtatcttaggatgtgcttggctgcaacatgatgaacatgttactgcaaagcatatgtctggtctagtgttaactgatacatcagtgatccaatcaactgcctgtactctgatggatctgcaaaatcagaattaGTTGCAGAAACatttaacttctttaagttagattccataggagtagacataggtttacaatccatcattctaaatcttttcaaaatatgtaagaacccttactaactttgcccttaaatcattgatttctacccttgggaactttgtcaaacacttgtcttgcaaagtctgtacttgctgttatgagttttctgtttgtattgtttgggtcttgtacactgcaattaatgttttgaatgcctctaaccatgaaagattgactaacaatgtcatagaaatgatatgccaattgattttgatgcatataagtaactaaaaataacaactacagctgcttgacaaatcatcaaacacttggcatgcaaactagaaattatgTGGCAGCAGCATAATGAAGTTTTTATTAGTTATTCTCACACCAAATAGTTACAAAGGTATAACATGTAATTTCCAAAACTTATGACAACAAAATTAGAGAACCTGATATGTAAAATGCTTGCTGCAAATGATGGTCTCCACTCTTCAATGGACTGCCAATTAAACACGTTCCTGCTGTAGCTACGAATAATTTGCCAATTAAATGCCTGATTTCTTAGTACTGTAGCACGTCACTATTCATGCCACTGTAGCTTTTCACTATTCACGGATTATTGTAGCGCGAGTACTGTAGCGCGGTTACTGTAGCGTCTACTGTAGCGCGGGTACTATAGCAGCAATTGTatcttgaaatgattgcttcaattctgatttttaatggctgccaaatgaaattgtaggtctgcaattgatatatattcgaaaatctgcataccctagatgtcttcccttctttttaaagcccaaatagaactccagaatgaagctctcctgaaatgccaaattcagtcgatatttcaccacctcaaatggttgcaacactgaagaattgtcgctctccaatggctgactgaatcagaaacccttggcttcttctcccaagttcataacaaacaaatatcaattctctggatggatgatataaaaatgagctcttaagtccctttttattctttcttatgagagctcga contains:
- the LOC131067125 gene encoding uncharacterized protein LOC131067125, which translates into the protein MSRSKFTSDAFGLLISERFRVQSKLKWIFPLSTSFHRKMATLGYEEIVVPSKEGEKNGAAFNDSDSCRAIILHGLMGSGRNWRHFSQQLGASLLERSSQSSPGWRMVALDLRNHGQSVGREGFNRPHDIPAAARDVANLIKVEKWNWPYVVIGHSMGGKVALQFAESCARGEYGQDIVLPKQLWVLDSVPGEVVTDNSDGEVEKVLSTLKTLPNPIPSRRWFVEHMMNLGFSKTLSDWLASNLKRVSTSSEEVTWVFDLEGIFEMFQSYREKSYWSLLEHPPQGLDISIVRAEKSDRWNSSVLTQLESVTNKEKNVDTGRVFYHVLKNAGHWVHIDNPKGLIDIMAPSLIRLSSS